A single genomic interval of Blastopirellula marina harbors:
- a CDS encoding phage portal protein: MVKLANKTLSPILGANGEPLRRDPDAAIVARQRNRIQELRAKYDAAVTNFENMKHWSNADNLSAVSAANPAIRQRLRSRSRYECRENNSFANGMINTMANDIVGRGPNLQIHHPNQAAAKRLERNFRRWMKRTGLAAKLRTSITSLVGDGEVFAVTANNPAIRNAVQLDIKLMEADYCTDLTGQQTETFDDGIEYDPNGYPIAYNFQQHHPGDHYGQSMYGRPKRVVADQVIHYYRVDRPGQRRGVPWVAPALPLFALMRRYTLAVTMAAETAANFAGVMYADGNQVAPDEDVDPMDSIEFEMRSMLTLPIGWKMGQLKAEHPTTTYQMFRDALLCEISRCLHMPFNKASGNSSGYNFASGRLDHQTYFEFVDIERSNLELLFLDRIFQWWIDEAIFIPGQIPQGLGPLDDLDYTWRWPKHRHIDPQKQAAADIALWNAGLLTDEEYQLENGNDPEEHYESLERMYKRRAAIGAPLPGYQQMGDAANNQTTETTDQEEAANEDA, from the coding sequence GTGGTGAAACTGGCCAACAAAACGCTAAGCCCGATCTTGGGCGCTAACGGCGAACCGCTGCGGCGGGATCCGGACGCGGCGATTGTCGCACGGCAACGGAACCGGATCCAGGAACTACGCGCCAAGTATGACGCGGCCGTGACCAACTTCGAGAACATGAAGCACTGGTCGAACGCCGACAATCTTTCCGCGGTGTCGGCTGCCAACCCTGCCATTCGCCAGCGGTTGCGATCGCGTTCCCGGTACGAATGCCGGGAAAACAACAGCTTCGCCAACGGCATGATCAACACGATGGCCAACGACATCGTGGGACGCGGGCCGAATCTGCAAATCCACCACCCCAACCAGGCGGCGGCCAAGCGGTTGGAGCGGAACTTCCGGCGATGGATGAAGCGAACCGGCCTGGCCGCCAAACTGCGGACGTCGATCACCAGCCTGGTTGGCGATGGTGAAGTCTTTGCCGTGACCGCCAACAACCCCGCGATTCGGAACGCGGTCCAGCTCGATATCAAGCTGATGGAGGCGGACTATTGCACCGATCTGACGGGGCAACAAACCGAAACGTTCGACGATGGGATCGAGTACGACCCCAACGGTTACCCGATCGCCTACAATTTCCAGCAACACCACCCCGGCGATCACTACGGTCAATCGATGTACGGCCGGCCGAAGCGTGTGGTTGCCGACCAGGTGATCCACTACTACCGAGTCGATCGACCAGGCCAGCGCCGCGGCGTTCCCTGGGTCGCCCCCGCGTTGCCACTGTTCGCGCTGATGCGTCGCTATACGCTGGCCGTCACGATGGCCGCGGAAACGGCCGCCAACTTCGCGGGCGTCATGTATGCCGACGGCAACCAGGTTGCCCCCGATGAAGACGTCGATCCGATGGACTCGATCGAGTTCGAGATGCGATCGATGCTAACGCTACCGATCGGTTGGAAGATGGGCCAACTGAAGGCCGAACACCCAACCACCACCTATCAAATGTTTCGCGACGCGCTGCTTTGCGAAATTAGCCGCTGCCTTCACATGCCATTCAACAAGGCGAGCGGCAACAGCAGCGGTTACAACTTCGCCAGCGGTCGCTTGGATCATCAAACCTATTTTGAGTTCGTCGACATCGAGCGAAGCAACTTGGAGCTGTTGTTCCTGGACCGAATCTTTCAGTGGTGGATCGACGAAGCGATTTTCATTCCTGGCCAGATTCCCCAAGGCTTAGGCCCGCTGGACGATCTCGACTACACCTGGCGTTGGCCGAAGCATCGGCACATCGACCCGCAAAAGCAAGCCGCGGCCGACATCGCGCTTTGGAACGCCGGCCTTCTCACAGATGAGGAATACCAACTCGAGAACGGCAACGATCCGGAAGAACATTACGAAAGCTTGGAACGCATGTACAAGCGACGCGCCGCAATCGGGGCACCGCTGCCAGGCTATCAACAGATGGGCGACGCGGCCAACAACCAAACCACCGAAACCACGGACCAGGAAGAGGCCGCCAATGAAGACGCGTAA